A genomic region of Arachis hypogaea cultivar Tifrunner chromosome 5, arahy.Tifrunner.gnm2.J5K5, whole genome shotgun sequence contains the following coding sequences:
- the LOC112802932 gene encoding uncharacterized protein: MSNEEDWDLFAIVRSCKAANNTAQTPQDTTKTSSNSIMSTFSTTCLATTTITAEQNDGPFSSNNFVQPRTNGFQELEQLLNTFNPTITTTTTTTSAHGINSNNPPTFPHFTAPPSTLGASTSGFDDRFHHHQQHQQKQHNLLQVQVPQTSTTTSLTLLPSSESQSQSQTQTPRSRKRKSQQKKMVCHVTADNLSSDLWAWRKYGQKPIKGSPYPRNYYRCSSCKGCVARKQVERSLSDPTMFVVTYTGEHKHAKPAHRNSLAGSTRKPSTPRLAETQENNDTKNPNNNNKNNSPDEKAQNSSTTTKEQNAEPPEIEQEIDDSSCEDSDDDGVLIPNSTAAMSDAVFLGSTSAAETWHCDGGFENRSDPDGPSNRI, encoded by the exons atgagtaaTGAGGAGGATTGGGATCTCTTTGCCATAGTTAGAAGCTGCAAAGCTGCAAACAACACTGCACAAACTCCACAAGACACAACAAAAACTAGTAGTAATAGCATCATGTCTACTTTTTCTACAACTTGCTTGGCCACTACTACTATCACTGCAGAACAAAATGATGGTccattttcttctaacaattttGTGCAGCCCAGGACCAATGGTTTCCAAGAGTTAGAACAATTGCTCAATACCTTTAAccccaccatcaccaccaccaccactaccactagTGCCCATGGCATCAATTCTAATAATCCTCCCACTTTTCCTCATTTCACAGCACCGCCATCCACCCTTGGAGCCTCCACTTCTGGTTTTGATGATAGattccaccaccaccaacaacatcaacaaaagcAGCATAATCTACTACAGGTTCAAGTTCCCCAAACTAGTACAACTACTTCTCTGACTTTATTACCAAGCTCAGAATCACAATCACAATCACAAACGCAAACACCCAGATCAAGAAAAAG AAAAAGCCAACAGAAAAAAATGGTATGCCATGTAACCGCAGATAACCTCTCATCAGATTTGTGGGCATGGCGTAAATATGGCCAGAAACCCATCAAGGGTTCCCCATATCCAAG AAACTATTACAGATGCAGCAGCTGCAAGGGTTGTGTAGCAAGAAAGCAAGTAGAGCGAAGCTTATCAGACCCCACCATGTTTGTTGTAACTTACACCGGAGAACACAAGCACGCTAAACCGGCTCACCGGAACTCACTCGCCGGAAGCACCCGGAAACCATCCACGCCTCGTTTAGCTGAGACCCAAGAAAATAATGATACTAAGaatcctaataataataacaaaaataatagtcCTGATGAGAAGGCTCAGAATAGCAGCACCACAACGAAAGAGCAGAACGCTGAACCGCCGGAAATTGAACAAGAAATAGATGATTCTTCATGTGAAGACAGTGATGATGATGGTGTCTTGATTCCCAACAGCACTGCTGCAATGTCGGATGCAGTGTTCTTGGGAAGCACCTCCGCCGCTGAAACATGGCACTGCGACGGTGGATTTGAGAATAGGTCCGATCCGGACGGTCCAAGTAATCGGATCTAA
- the LOC112802933 gene encoding probable NADH dehydrogenase [ubiquinone] 1 alpha subcomplex subunit 5, mitochondrial: MFLRAVARPLMAKVKQTTGIVGLDVVPNAREVLIGLYRKTLKEIKAVPEDEGYRKAVESFTRHRLKVCEEEEDWENIEKRLGCGQVEELIEEAQDELKLIDKMIEWDPWGVPDDHEIEVIENDAPVPRHVPLHRPPPLPQEFHDTLEALQSKSGKDNPAISSSESPSKA, from the exons ATGTTTCTGAGGGCGGTGGCTCGGCCGTTAATGGCGAAGGTGAAGCAGACAACGGGGATCGTTGGATTGGACGTGGTGCCGAACGCGAGGGAGGTTCTGATAGGGCTATACAGGAAGACACTGAAGGAGATCAAGGCGGTGCCGGAGGACGAAGGGTATCGTAAGGCGGTGGAGAGTTTCACGAGGCACCGGCTCAAGGTCTGCGAGGAAGAAGAGGATTGGGAGAATATCGAGAAGCGACTCGGTTGTGGCCAGGTCGAGGAGCTCATCGAGGAAGCTCAGGATGAACTCAAGCTCATCGATAAAATGATCG AGTGGGATCCTTGGGGTGTCCCAGATGATCATGAAATTGAGGTGATCGAGAATGATGCACCAGTTCCCAGGCATGTTCCCCTCCACcgacctcctcctcttcctcaagAGTTTCACGACACGTTAGAAGCACTTCAATCCAAGTCAGGAAAGGATAATCCTGCTATCAGCTCTAGTGAATCACCCTCAAAGGCTTGA
- the LOC112802934 gene encoding pentatricopeptide repeat-containing protein At5g66500, mitochondrial — protein sequence MFDEMLHRDISHVNSLITSYVRRGDLAAAWTLFCDVRRTRSDLDAHTFTPVLRACSLLPLSKRGKQVHTHMIKTGADIGTVAKTALMDMYSRYGYLEQSKRIFEEMVHRDVVAWNALLSSFLRHDLPLEALSVLRKMGKENVELSEFTLCSVLKCCASLKALELGRQVHGLVVSMGRDLVVLSTALIDFYSSVGCIDDALKVFYSLKSWKDDMMYNSLVSACIRNRRYDEGFKILSLMKPNVVGLTSSLVGCSENLDLWVGKQIHCVAVRQGFTYETQLCNALLDMYAKCGKISHARSLFDGISQKDVISWTCMIDAYGRNGRGHEAVELFEQMMEDGNKVIPNSVTFLSVLSACAHSGLVEEGKKGFNLLREKYGLEPDPEHYACFIDILGRAGIMEEVWSAYQNMIEQGTKPTVGVWIALLNACSLNQDVERGEFAAKHLLQMEPDKASHIVLVSNFYAATGKWDCVDELRSMMRTKGLVKEAGNSWINVSAFNQHVGLRSA from the coding sequence ATGTTCGATGAAATGCTCCATAGAGACATTTCCCATGTAAACTCCCTCATCACCTCATATGTTCGCCGTGGAGACCTTGCGGCTGCATGGACCCTCTTCTGTGACGTGCGACGCACacgctctgaccttgatgcacacaCCTTCACCCCTGTCCTTCGTGCGTGCTCTTTGTTACCACTCTCTAAGCGGGGCAAACAAGTCCACACACACATGATCAAGACCGGTGCAGATATCGGAACTGTCGCAAAAACTGCACTGATGGACATGTATTCGAGATATGGGTATTTGGAACAGTCCAAAAGAATCTTTGAAGAGATGGTTCACAGGGATGTTGTTGCTTGGAATGCTTTGCTTTCGAGTTTCTTGAGGCATGATCTTCCCCTTGAAGCACTAAGTGTTCTAAGAAAAATGGGAAAGGAGAATGTTGAGCTTAGTGAGTTCACACTTTGTTCTGTGTTGAAATGTTGTGCTTCTTTGAAGGCCTTGGAATTGGGTAGACAGGTTCATGGTTTGGTGGTGTCCATGGGGCGTGATTTGGTTGTGCTGAGCACTGCTCTTATTGATTTTTACTCCAGTGTTGGATGTATTGATGATGCTTTGAAAGTTTTCTATAGTTTGAAGAGTTGGAAAGATGACATGATGTATAACTCTTTGGTTTCTGCATGCATCAGGAATAGGAGGTATGATGAAGGGTTCAAAATTCTGAGCTTGATGAAGCCTAATGTGGTTGGTCTTACCAGTTCTCTGGTTGGCTGCTCTGAGAATCTGGATCTGTGGGTAGGGAAACAGATTCACTGTGTTGCAGTACGTCAAGGTTTCACTTATGAGACTCAACTGTGCAATGCCTTGTTGGACATGTATGCGAAATGTGGGAAGATTTCACATGCTCGTTCATTGTTCGATGGAATTTCTCAGAAAGATGTGATTTCCTGGACTTGTATGATTGATGCATATGGTCGGAATGGGCGTGGACATGAAGCTGTTGAGCTGTTTGAGCAGATGATGGAGGATGGGAATAAGGTGATTCCGAACTCTGTGACTTTTTTGTCTGTGTTGTCAGCTTGTGCTCACTCTGGATTGGTGGAGGAAGGTAAAAAAGGCTTTAATTTGTTGAGGGAGAAATATGGTCTTGAACCAGATCCAGAGCATTATGCATGCTTCATAGATATCCTAGGCCGAGCCGGTATCATGGAAGAAGTATGGTCAGCATATCAAAATATGATTGAGCAAGGTACTAAACCTACTGTAGGAGTATGGATAGCATTGCTGAATGCTTGTAGTCTTAATCAGGATGTTGAAAGAGGTGAATTTGCTGCAAAGCATCTCTTGCAGATGGAGCCTGATAAAGCTAGCCATATTGTGCTTGTATCAAATTTTTATGCAGCCACTGGAAAGTGGGATTGTGTAGATGAGTTGAGAAGCATGATGAGGACAAAAGGGTTGGTCAAGGAAGCTGGCAATAGCTGGATTAATGTTTCAGCCTTCAATCAACATGTTGGGTTGCGATCTGCTTGA